The segment ATCACAGCCCTGGGGAACACTCGTCACCTCAATCAGCACAGGAGGACTCCTTATGTGTTTGCAATTGCACCTATTAAAGCAGAAGAATAGACTCAGATGTGTTACATGTCCAGTAGCAGCCAGAGAATCCTAATCAGAGAGAACAAAAACCCTGGCATCCAGTTTCTGAGCATTCCTGTTCACAGACGTTTTATCCAGTTTGGAGCCATGAAACTTTGAGGCTGAAAGATGGGCCAGTCTACATCATTCTTTTCTTAGAGTTAGGGAAACTGAGACCATGGCATGTGCAAGGATTGGTTTTGCCTACAACACACAGCTCCTAGTAGCACAGTTTTAACTAAAATGCAAGTCTCCAGGCTGACAGGtcagtgatttattttttcctactgcTTTATGAAGTCAGGGACTCTTGGGAGTCAGTGCTATATGAGCACAGCTACATTTTACCCTGATAATGATTCCTGGTCTAATTTCACATCTACAGACTATAGtacatctgcacacacacacacacatacacacacattccagAACACTATTTTTAAGATAGAGCTAATAGGGTTTTTGTGTTACAATGCTGTGATCACTCCTTTAGAATTTCTTagagcatttattatttttgaggctggcataaGAATGATTTCATATGAATTCTGTATTATCCCAACAGTGTGAAGGCTCCATCCCATAAGCTGATTTTGGGAATGGACATTAATGAGTGCCAAGTCATAATCCCAGTGTACAATCCCTTCACCTCTAatatgtttgtgtgtttctgttttaattGCAGTGTGAATGACATTGTCGCTGTGGGACCTGAACACTTTTATGCTACCAATGATCACTATTTTATTGACCCTTACTTAAAATCCTGGGAAATGCATTTGGGATTAGCGTGGTCATTTGTTACTTATTATAGTCCCAATGATGTTCGAGTAGTGGCAGAAGGATTTGATTTTGCTAACGGAATCAACATCTCACCAGACGGCAAGTATGTACACTCTTTGAAACATAATGGATTTACTCAGAGTCTTATTAGATGTCTTCAAAATATAATCTTTTTCTAAGTAATATGCTACATCTCATGGAATTAggagaaatgtaaaatatcttaatattttaatgagtAAGATTTATCAAATGAAAGTCTTATATTTTGTGAAGCCACACTgtattttttcttcagaaaaaaaataataaatttcaagAGAGAAAACTGAGACAAACATTCACTATTCCTAACCAGCATTGTTTGGAAGGAAGAATTTTGAATGtaggaggagacttcaaaaagttcatggaaaacggatactatgagaaaaactatgcatggacttgacaaaatttgcatcaaaagaaatttatcttttaattccattttcccataagctttctgaagtaccctcatatagtgGGATTAGTAGTGTGTAGGCATACATATCAATAGTGCTGGTTTGTGACAAGTAACTTGTGCCAAAGAGTAAATCAAGGCACTGTTCCTTTACCAAGTCCCTGCCTTCCATGCAGGAGACTCTGATTGGTTTCTCAGCTTCTGTCTCTGGACTGCCCTTGCCTTGGctatagcaggcatttggcagtggggttggggttgggggaggggtgcagaaTTGGTAGATGAGACATTTCTGcctgtagtctctctctctgtttcaaataaataaaatgtctaactttttttaaaaaaggaagtttcACCATGATGAAAGTATGTCCTTTACTTAACTAAGCAATGTCCTTACTGATTAGTTGATTTGTACAATCATTTCTTACTGGCTTTGCAACAAACAATTCACATATTAGCATTGGATGGGGGCCCACCCATTGGGTACCATTGGTATATACACAAAATCTATATGTCCATTCAGCTGTCTTTTCTCATCTTGAATCACCAAGAATTTCAGAGGCTTGTTAATAAACATCTAGAAAAAGCAACATTGATATCCTCACTGGTTCATATCATTTCCTGGTCTTTAAACATAGAAGGTAATCCAGCAGTCATTTTTCTTCATGATCTGAAATGCACAGTGCTGAGTCCATGAGCCATGGCCATGAGCTATGGACTTTGTGATGTGTAGCATTGAAGTCTGCACAGCGTACTGAATCCACAGGGTCCAGACCAGACTTGGGCCATGAAGGCGAGGAAGATTTCTGTCAATCCTGGCCAAGCATCTTGTTGCTTCTCATCAAAATAAGGAACTCTTGTCACAGCACTTTCCTGCACCCTCCCTTCGAGACTCCATATCCCCCGAAATGCAGAACCTGGGGTTTGCTGctatattaacaaactgaaagaaGCACTGTTATACATTTTGCTTCTAGCAAGAAAGAGCTGGTGTTAGGTCTGATTGCCATTGACACTGATTAGGAACAAGCAGGTTCCCCCCTTTAGAAATAACTTTCCAGACCGTAACCCCCCTTGTGCATTGGAAACTCATTGAGTTTTTTCTGAATTTAGTGTGCTTTGAGATAGGCTCTATTCCCGATCCCTGAGCAAAAGTTCTTCCTAGCAGTTATTATAACCCCACTGTGACTTTTGAATTCCAATTATATCCAGTACTTTGATGTAGCTCTCTCTTCTCTGAAGGTATGTCTATATAGCTGAACTGCTGGCTCATAAGATCCATGTGTATGAAAAGCACGCTAATTGGACTTTAACTCCATTGAAGGTAAGATGTATTAACATTATAAGTTTGCAGAGTGATAATTAGATTCTGAGTTGTGAAACTAAAAGTGAAGAAAACAGGGTTGTCTAATTGGAGTGGGTGAGAGCTAATTTTTCGCTCCTTTATTAAAAGCCACCAGCATCCTTAGGTGTGTGTTGCTCACTTTCCCCAAGTGCAGGCTGGAGAACAGTGAACCACACTCACACCTGTGGGGCGTAGGTTCTCTCTGCCCTTGTGATGCTTAAGCTTGGCAGTGGCCTTCTGGGTCTTTTTCCCTGCTGTCCTTCCATGTCCTTCCATTTCCCCTTTTCTATGTTAATGGAACAGCTAAATAAACAGCCtccatatatataatatgtatattgtacatattaaatatatatcatatgtaatatacttctttttatatatattaacttttattaatttatCAGAGAGGAGGGGGGCATCTTCTGGTTCCAtaccccaaatgtctgaaacagccaaGACAAGGctaggccaaggctgggagcccagaattcaatgcatgtctcccccatgggtggcagatgcttccccctggtctcccatgtgggtgcagggccatcctccactgccttcccgggccacagcagagagctgggctggaagaggagcaaccgggactagaacctggcgcccatatgggatgccggtgccacaggtggaggatgaaccaagtgagccacggcacctcaCAGTTTGACTTTTAAAAGGGGTATGTTTGTATCAGCTGAAGTAAAATGGAATTTCACACACTCATACTGGCTGATGGACTACAAACGAACAGTGGTTATCACAATAGATACTTACATACATTGAAAGTCAGGGAATTTTATCATAGAAATCGATTCAATGCACATTCAACAAAGAAGGCTAGGGCTCTGTTCCCACCAAGGCAAGATCTAAGCCAAGGCTGATTTCTCGTCTGGCTCCCACTTTCGGTCACAGCTCATGCCTGGTTCCCATCATAACTATTCAGTAGGATTAGTCTTTCATTTGAAGGATTATATTGACTAACAGCAGTTAATTCATACATTAGAAGGTAAACAATTTAGATGAATTTACAGGGTCTAATGGTAAAACTTGAGATGAGTGTGGATGGGTTTATCTCCTGCCAAACATGATAGAGCCATGCAACGGACTACCCTTCATCCCCAGGAAGCAGTGATGTACTGGTAGGTCTGCAACATCGATGACCCTTGAGAATGTCACACTTAGCAAGATCAACCACACGCAAGGGGACAAATATGGTGTGACTCCACATACATGAAGTACTTTGACAAatttaaagagacagaaagtggaatGATGATTCTCAGGGGCCTAGGAGAAGAGAGGAATGGGGAGTGTGTTGTTGAACGAGTACAGAATTTGTGTTTGGAATGGTTATAAGTTCTAGAAATATATTGTGTTGATAGTTTCACAACATTgtaattgtatttaaaaatggtTGTTACAAAATTGCATGTATATTTCACCACAACAAAAATAGTGCCCCACACTCCCAAAAGAGTTTCTAAGACTCAGGCAATGAGTTACTCACACTTCAGTGAGCATGAGCCTCCGTTCTCTACAAACCAAGAGATTAACCCAGAAAACAGTTTTTCAAAGAGAATAATTGATTAAATTTTCTTGagcaaaaaatgcaaaatttccCAGCTGGCTCAGTGGGAGTGAGATGCGTGTGGTCCCACACAAGCTGTAATGTGCTAGCACGGCTGGGAATCACTTATTCGAAAGGCAAGAGTTCATTTCCTGGCCGGGAATGGATCACTGCTGGGCATCCAAGCTCCTGCTTGGCACCAACCAGGTCTGCAGGggacactgcttttccaggtgccgACCTGCATGCAGAGGGCACGGTAGGGGTTCAGCAGCTTCATGTTGAATGGGGGGGACCCCGGGTTTCCACGTCCTTCTCACCCAACTCCCCCGGGCCCGATTCTCTTCTTAGCTTTCATCTGCCTTGCAATTCACCAAGTGGCTACCCCCTCCAAAGATAATAGCAGAGCCCTCATTCACACATTTCCCTCACAGAAATCCATGTGTCAGAGCATCATGGGGACACGGGGGCTTGGGGTGCAGTGGGATGAGGCAATCCTGGAGCTTTTGAATGGCATTGGCTTGCTCAGCTGCCTCCTTTGCCTAACCTGGCCTGCTGCCAAGGCAAGGCGTGACAGGTGTGCAGGAAGGTGAGCATGAGGCCCCACCATGTTGCCCGAGCCCTCTAATCCCTCTGCGGACGTGTGAGGACAGCTCTCACTCTGCGTAGCGTGCGTGGGGCAGCAGTGGCTGCGTGCCCACACGCTGGCCTTTGCAGTGAGTACCACCAGTAACTTCCTGGGTCTCCAGGCACTAACGCACGCTGGACTCTGAGGTACATGGGAGATATTGTTTCTCCAGTGAGAGCTACAGGTAAACAAATAGATGGGATTTCTCTCCGGTAGAAGGCAGCCAAGATGATGCATGGTGGAATGAAGAATCGTTGGTATTATTTACGATCCTGATGTAAAGGTGCAACAGCAATCCGAGCAGTCATCCTGCGCTTCCAATTTATATGGAGAGAATAAATAGCAGGAGAACAGGGAGTTGAATAACATCGCGGAACTTAAAGAACAAACTTTTTCTCAACTCCAAGGCAAAGATTAGACCCTAGGTGGTCATTTCTTCTCTGGCTGCACAGCCTATCATTAGCCATTAAAGAGCCTACATTTCATCTGGGTTCTCATCAGAAATGAATGTATGTTTCCTGCTTGTGTTCGGAATGCTTGTAAGAATATCATTTGTGCATGCTGTTTTAGAAGCAACTGGTTTATGCTGCACTTAAAAAACTTTCTTTTCCTAGTTTTAGGTTCAGGGACACATGTTAGTTCAAATGATTGCATCTAACTTTTACCAGTATTCCCTGGTTTTCCGTCTCTTCTGCCTGCCCCATCTGTTCTGGAAACGAACAAAATACTGGCACGGACAGAAGGCCAGAGGAGTTCCCTCGCGCTGTTGAATCCGGTCCCTGGACACTGCTGTGTGGTAACCAGAAACCGACAAGGCTGTAGCTGCATTgttttcactttgcctttccttctctccctgtttgCACCTTGCAAGTCCCTCGACTTTAACACTCTTGTGGACAACATATCCGTGGATCCTGTGACAGGGGACCTTTGGGTTGGTTGTCATCCCAATGGCATGCGAATCTTCTACTATGACCCAAAGAATCCTCCTGCATCAGAGGTCAGTTTGAAAAGTTAGTTGTGTCCGTGATAATTTTTTCTCAGctattattttttcatgaaaaacaaTTCTcaattgtatataaaaataaaggggGACACATGTATAGATGATCTAAGTGATTAGAAATGAAAGGACTTACGGGGATATTTTGGTCAGAGTCTAGGCAGGACGTAGATGGTACTTTGAAGAGACTTGAGTAAAAGGATACTCCTAGTGTATAAGGGAATAATGCAAATTCCAGGGCCAGCAAGAGAGCAGGAAATGgttatcagaagccaggagagaagGGAGCTGTGTGTGGAGCAGGCCATCTGGGAGGAACTTGGCCTCTGCCTGTTGGACGTGACCCAGCGGAAGCCTGGGACTTCACTACCCCATTCCTTGCcagcttcctcttcctcattGTGACTGCTGGGagcggagttcctggctcctggcttcaggctgaccaaGACTGGGTGGattttgtagacatttggggaatgaacctaaGGACATCGGATCTCCCTTTGTctacttctctgcctttcaataaatgaaacaaacaaaccaacaaacaatcGCATGATCAAAACCTGTTGGTTTGCAAGTGAGGAAATGGGTGTCTGAAATGTAAAATTTTGGAACAAAGTATGACTGCTCTAAATGGCTTCTTACAGAGAAATGACCTGATGCTGAAAGTTGTGGTGTGCGACCTAGTGTGAACCTAAACTTAGTGTCATATTAACCTGTTATTGCTTTGATAGGTGCTTCGAATCCAGGACATTTTATCCAAAGAGCCCAAAGTGACAGTGGCTTATGCAGAAAATGGCACTGTGTTACAGGGCAGCACGGTGGCCGCTGTGTACAAAGGGAAAATGCTGGTTGGCACCGTGTTCCACAAAGCTCTCTACTGTGAGCTCTCACAGGCCAATTAGCACCCGTGCCGCGGACACTGGCACCCACGATTTCAACTGCTTGCCGGCCACATTCTTGGGGCCACAGTGCCCTCGGCGGGATGATGGACAACCCTAAATTTGACATCAACTGCATCGCAGCCTAGAGTGGATATGAAGAGTAGGGCTTTTTGAGCGTGAATTCAAATCAGTCTTGGGATACTTTACCAATAAAGCCCCTTTTCATTAAAATAGTGAAATTTATCATGTCAATTGTTGAGTCCTTAATAAGTTAACCGTTTATCGTCCAAAAAGTACATTCCCTACCACTGCTGTTCCCTGAAACTATCTGAGTGTATTTCTGCCTTGCATGTGCTGTTACAGCAGAGAACAGGGGAGCAGGATGGGATCACGGTGCCAGAACCCCAGTCCTCACTCAGGGACTCCAGCTCCCCGACTGTGCAGCGCGGTGAGCTCTCCACTCCAGGCTCGGTTCTGTAGCCGAGCGGTTGGACACCCTGGCGTCCTCACACTTGCATCCACCGTCCCCTTCTATGTAAGGCGTTCTCAGTACCCATTAACCTGCATGACCCCGGCTCTCCTTGATTCTCTTTTCAATGTCCTGCAGCAATGGCAGGTAGAATTCTTGGAAGTGTCGTCACCCCTGAAAATCCCAAGTGTCTGTTGACTCAGCACTGCTAACTAAGCATTGTATATTTCAGTCTCTTTGACCTGGTTAAATGGTTGGATACAGAATAAAACCTATAATTGACTCAGGTTAAGCTAAGTGCCCCCAAAACTCACTcgttttctctccttctctctccatattttaattttttgttattgtggaTTCCTTGTACATTTTTACGTGGTACAGTGTAATATTTCAGCACTTGTATATGGGGCGTACAGCTTACCTTGGTCAAATCGGGCAATTCacatttctatttccttatcttttttctttatgtctGGCAGCTACCAATTCCTCTCTCCCAGTTCTTTATCCAGGATCTGATACATTACTCTGAACCACAGTGCCCCAGTGAAGCATCTCAGTGTTTCGGTGCCCGTTATCCAACCCCC is part of the Oryctolagus cuniculus chromosome 16, mOryCun1.1, whole genome shotgun sequence genome and harbors:
- the PON1 gene encoding serum paraoxonase/arylesterase 1 precursor (The RefSeq protein has 4 substitutions compared to this genomic sequence), with the protein product MAKLTALTLLGLGLALFDGQKSSFQTRFNVHREVTPVELPNCNLVKGIDNGSEDLEILPNGLAFISAGLKYPGIMSFDPDKPGKILLMDLNEKDPVVLELSITGSTFDLSSFNPHGISTFTDEDNIVYLMVVNHPDSKSTVELFKFQEKEKSLLHLKTIRHKLLPSVNDIVAVGPEHFYATNDHYFIDPYLKSWEMHLGLAWSFVTYYSPNDVRVVAEGFDFANGINISPDGKYVYIAELLAHKIHVYEKHANWTLTPLKSLDFNTLVDNISVDPVTGDLWVGCHPNGMRIFYYDPKNPPASEVLRIQDILSKEPKVTVAYAENGTVLQGSTVAAVYKGKMLVGTVFHKALYCELSQAN